In Primulina eburnea isolate SZY01 chromosome 3, ASM2296580v1, whole genome shotgun sequence, one DNA window encodes the following:
- the LOC140827172 gene encoding uncharacterized mitochondrial protein AtMg00860-like gives MRYGQYEFLMIPFSLTKTPSMDLMNRVFYPYLDQFVIVFIDVILIYSKSRDEHNQHLRTVLQNLQERRLYVKFSKCEFWLDRVAFLGHIVSQEGIEVIPSKVEAVRDWPVPKSVTEIRSFLGLDGYYRNFIQGFSSITVPLTVLMKKNVKFVWGTDCQEIFDRLKQALTMAPVIVMPFGQGECDIYRCLEAQFGCTVDAA, from the coding sequence ATGCGTTATGGGCAATATGAGTTTTTGATGATTCCCTTTAGTTTGACAAAAACGCCATcgatggatctcatgaatcgcgtgtttTATCCATATttggatcagttcgtcatagttttCATTGACGTCATCCTGATCTATTCGAAGAGCAGGGATGAGCACAATCAGCATCTGAGGACCGTACTGCAGAATTTACAAGAAAGACGTCTGTATGTCAAGtttagtaagtgcgagttctggctaGACAGAGTGGCATTCTTGGGTCACATTGTATCTCAAGAAGGTATAGAGGTCATCCccagtaaagttgaggcagtaAGAGATTGGCCAGTGCCTAAGAGCGtgacagagatccgtagtttcttgggaTTGGATGGATATTACAGAAATTTTATTCAGGGCTTCTCTTCTATTACAGTGCCATTAACCGTCCTGATgaagaagaatgtgaagtttGTTTGGGGGACTGACTGCCAGGAGATTTTTGACAGGTTGAAGCAGGCGTTGACCATGGCACCCGTtatagttatgccatttgggcAAGGAGAGTGTGATATATACAGATGCTTGGAAGCTCAGTTTGGGTGcactgttgatgcagcatga
- the LOC140827174 gene encoding uncharacterized protein, translating to MRFGKKNKLIPRYVGPFEILERVETLAYRVALPSNLAGVHNVFHISMLRKYMSNPWHVLNYEPLQLTLHLSFEERPTQILDRQERRLKNKVIHMVKVKLLNHSEEEATWDTEIETEMKSRYPDFFGTF from the coding sequence atgagatttgggaaaaaaaaCAAGCTCATTCCTAGATACGTAGGGCCATTTGAGATCTTAGAGAGAGTTGAGACACTCGCATATAGAGTTGCATTACCGTCGAACCTGgcgggagttcataatgtgttccatatCTCCATGCTGCGGAAATACATGTCGAATCCTTGGCATGTTTTGAACTATGAGCCACTGCAGTTGACGCTGCACCTGTCTTTCGAGGAGAGACCCACTCAGATTTTGGATAGACAGGAGAGGAGGCTCAAGAACAAGGTGATCcacatggtcaaagtcaagttgCTGAATCATTCGGAGGAGGAGGCTACTTGGGATACGGAGATCGAGACCGAGATGAAGAGCCGCTACCCAGATTTTTTCGGTACGTTTTAA